A section of the Pseudomonas prosekii genome encodes:
- a CDS encoding helix-turn-helix domain-containing protein, giving the protein MASSAMKITLERIALFQFTPAHSAQARAMLGWSVDELSRESGVSVQAIERFEANRDVLDVTRLTLAYRFESEGLVFFPGFAPGRGMNVRGSTPDPVARADYAMVE; this is encoded by the coding sequence ATGGCCTCTTCTGCGATGAAAATCACTTTGGAACGTATCGCCCTTTTTCAATTCACCCCGGCCCACAGCGCTCAAGCCCGAGCAATGCTGGGTTGGAGCGTTGACGAGCTGTCCCGCGAATCCGGGGTTTCGGTGCAGGCCATCGAGCGTTTCGAGGCCAACCGCGATGTGTTGGATGTCACGCGACTGACGCTCGCGTATCGGTTTGAATCGGAAGGCCTGGTGTTTTTCCCGGGGTTTGCGCCGGGCCGGGGGATGAACGTCAGAGGCTCGACGCCGGACCCGGTGGCGCGCGCCGATTATGCGATGGTTGAGTGA
- a CDS encoding AraC family transcriptional regulator codes for MRNVSINLLDDTPRPVVAIGTDYSHGHVLPLHTHRRAQLLYGATGVMQVSTHDGNWVVPPQRAVWIPAGVAHEVLMLGVSTRSLYIEPTAVDLGGRCQVISVSPLMRHLLMAAAEVPLTYDEAGRDGVLMELLLHELAHSAHLPLHIPLPVEGRLLGLCQTFLRQPNIHQAPQHWADQLHISLRTFNRLFRQQTGLSFSQWRQQACVVLALARLAEGTPVTRIAVDFGYDSPAAFSTMFRRVLGQAPSVWMDAAK; via the coding sequence ATGCGCAATGTTTCGATCAATCTGCTGGACGACACGCCGCGGCCGGTGGTGGCGATCGGTACGGATTATTCCCACGGACATGTGTTGCCCCTTCATACACACCGAAGGGCGCAACTCCTGTATGGCGCCACTGGCGTGATGCAGGTCAGCACCCACGACGGCAATTGGGTGGTGCCGCCGCAACGGGCGGTGTGGATTCCGGCGGGAGTGGCTCATGAGGTGTTAATGCTGGGGGTGAGTACACGAAGTTTGTACATTGAGCCGACGGCGGTTGATTTGGGCGGTCGCTGCCAGGTGATCAGTGTGTCGCCGCTGATGCGGCATTTGTTGATGGCGGCGGCGGAGGTTCCGCTGACCTACGATGAGGCCGGCCGCGACGGTGTGCTGATGGAATTGTTGCTGCATGAGCTGGCTCATAGCGCGCATTTGCCGTTGCACATTCCGCTACCGGTTGAAGGGCGATTGCTCGGGTTGTGTCAGACGTTTCTCCGGCAGCCCAATATCCATCAAGCGCCGCAGCACTGGGCCGATCAGTTGCACATCAGCCTGCGCACCTTTAATCGCCTGTTCCGCCAACAGACCGGCTTGAGTTTCAGCCAATGGCGCCAGCAAGCCTGTGTGGTGCTGGCCCTGGCGCGGCTGGCGGAGGGGACGCCGGTGACGCGGATCGCCGTGGACTTCGGCTACGACAGCCCGGCGGCGTTCTCGACGATGTTTCGCCGAGTACTGGGGCAGGCACCGTCCGTCTGGATGGATGCGGCGAAATAG